One window from the genome of Thermoplasmata archaeon encodes:
- a CDS encoding phosphotransferase: MNEYKEALLLDIINHTYPELSIESYRLYAWSWNSYVLEINDNLIFKIPKTAKNQTLLEREIVVSDFLSKHLRVSVPRYEFTKKYKDSKLVAGYRKILGSPLSNQTYAGLNIGIPLSEIKAKYKIIAQLSRILVKLHSLSPDDFVSIGVPDEHGEQWRERFEMFYYEVHDTVYPYLKKPLKKKIEKLFDMFLNNQTNFEFKPVLIHGDFGGWNILFDNLTRKITGVIDWENAVIGDAALDFSELLYDYGPEVTKKILNHYSIEIDAKFVERMKFYRSLAGLYDVIYGSRNSDPEILNRGLGTIKHDFGENNI, translated from the coding sequence ATGAATGAGTATAAAGAAGCTTTGTTATTGGATATAATAAATCATACCTATCCTGAACTGAGCATTGAGAGCTACAGGTTATATGCGTGGAGCTGGAACAGTTATGTGCTTGAGATAAACGACAATTTAATATTCAAAATTCCGAAAACAGCTAAAAATCAAACTTTGTTAGAGCGAGAAATAGTAGTATCTGATTTTCTGTCAAAGCATCTGAGAGTATCAGTTCCCAGATATGAATTTACAAAAAAATATAAAGATTCAAAGCTTGTGGCAGGATACAGAAAGATTCTTGGCAGTCCACTGAGCAATCAAACTTATGCAGGATTGAACATTGGCATACCTCTGAGCGAGATCAAGGCCAAATACAAGATAATAGCCCAGCTTTCTAGAATATTGGTAAAGTTGCACAGTTTGTCTCCAGATGATTTTGTGAGTATAGGAGTGCCTGACGAGCATGGAGAGCAGTGGAGAGAAAGGTTTGAGATGTTTTATTATGAAGTGCATGATACTGTGTATCCATACTTGAAAAAACCGCTAAAAAAGAAGATTGAGAAACTGTTTGATATGTTTTTGAACAATCAAACAAACTTTGAGTTTAAACCGGTATTGATACATGGCGATTTTGGAGGCTGGAACATACTTTTTGACAACCTCACCAGAAAAATAACCGGGGTTATAGACTGGGAAAATGCAGTAATTGGAGATGCAGCACTGGACTTTTCAGAGCTTTTGTATGATTATGGGCCAGAAGTTACAAAAAAGATATTGAATCATTATAGTATAGAGATAGATGCAAAATTTGTAGAGCGTATGAAGTTTTACCGTTCACTAGCAGGTTTGTATGATGTTATATACGGATCCAGAAACAGTGATCCAGAGATATTGAATCGCGGGCTGGGTACCATAAAACATGATTTTGGGGAAAATAATATTTAA
- a CDS encoding MFS transporter, producing the protein MKDNKIILLFLISTLAQFPLATMRFILPIYAKNVGASIFTLGIMGSAYGLVYIVLASYFGRISDRVGQKSLMVSGLLLYAAVISIYFFIKIPDYFILGRAMEAVAMAMVWPSMEAYAHGINARNRETSLLVYTFSWSIAATVAPYFAAFMIQDLYYLPLAIAMILSVFGALTTLKIPARIQSTEFIDTLKYNTFFDLALPIFIYGFVSAIVSSFYPVFGKVIMLGISNTGLIMSISSAFLILAFFISWALTKKMNIRILSLTGLILQVFILFLYLYHSFWVQLLIMAMIGFGQGFIYFNVLLSVYRSFNARVASKTGIFESSIGAGFVAGPIIAGIPTALGYAFPWIVAAAGAFIIAVIYLFAFLKVVNKNNK; encoded by the coding sequence ATGAAAGACAATAAAATTATATTGTTATTCTTGATCTCTACGCTTGCACAGTTTCCGCTTGCTACTATGCGTTTTATACTGCCTATTTACGCAAAAAACGTGGGTGCAAGCATATTTACGCTCGGAATCATGGGCTCTGCATACGGACTTGTTTATATTGTCTTAGCCTCATATTTTGGCAGGATATCTGATAGAGTGGGTCAGAAGAGCTTGATGGTCTCAGGGTTGTTGTTATATGCAGCAGTAATATCAATTTACTTTTTTATTAAGATCCCAGACTATTTCATTCTCGGAAGAGCTATGGAGGCAGTAGCAATGGCAATGGTGTGGCCTTCTATGGAAGCATATGCTCACGGTATCAATGCCCGCAACAGAGAAACTTCATTACTCGTATACACGTTTTCCTGGAGCATTGCCGCCACTGTGGCACCTTACTTTGCAGCATTTATGATTCAGGATCTCTATTATTTGCCGCTTGCCATAGCTATGATACTTTCTGTTTTCGGTGCCTTGACAACATTGAAAATACCGGCAAGGATCCAGAGTACAGAGTTTATAGACACTTTGAAATATAACACTTTTTTTGATCTTGCACTGCCCATTTTCATATACGGGTTTGTGTCTGCTATAGTATCCTCATTTTATCCCGTCTTTGGAAAAGTTATAATGCTTGGAATAAGCAATACAGGGCTGATAATGTCTATATCCAGTGCATTCTTGATCCTAGCATTTTTTATATCATGGGCGCTTACTAAAAAAATGAATATCCGGATCCTTAGCTTGACTGGATTAATATTGCAGGTGTTTATTCTCTTTTTATATCTTTACCACTCATTCTGGGTGCAGTTGCTTATCATGGCGATGATAGGGTTTGGGCAGGGATTTATCTACTTTAATGTATTGTTAAGCGTTTACAGATCATTCAATGCTCGTGTTGCCTCTAAAACAGGAATATTCGAGTCTTCAATCGGTGCTGGATTTGTGGCAGGACCTATTATTGCTGGAATTCCGACAGCATTAGGATATGCGTTTCCATGGATCGTAGCTGCGGCAGGTGCGTTTATTATAGCTGTTATTTATCTTTTTGCGTTTTTGAAAGTTGTTAACAAAAATAATAAATAA
- a CDS encoding zinc ribbon domain-containing protein, with protein sequence MSKFCTRCGTENTDDAIFCKACGAPLEPAKQPSPPPQQYAPPVSGQPMYQPSPDMMLYSNLKSLRSAFFWMFLGIILSIIPIVDFVGVIILFIGFILLILGFGKVANTSLAHAAEYRSTKNWLLMSLIVGIVAGIVIAIIMIASLITSTVSVSGSTITSTHTLFTIGWLIVAVAILSIAYFVIYIITYLKLVSSLKSLSADLSVQSLNKAGNYLFYALIISIIGYILIPVFFYLDVFISSKTASSTSIYSILSILALPLIVMIVAYILEILSFYNAYTGIDEFLNKPRAISTQSIQQNPPQQQPPQSPEPPKFSF encoded by the coding sequence GTGTCAAAATTTTGTACTCGATGCGGTACTGAAAACACAGACGATGCGATTTTTTGCAAAGCTTGTGGCGCACCTTTAGAACCGGCAAAACAGCCATCTCCTCCACCGCAACAATATGCACCACCAGTTTCTGGACAGCCTATGTACCAGCCTAGCCCTGACATGATGCTCTATTCAAATCTTAAGAGCTTGAGAAGCGCATTTTTTTGGATGTTTTTAGGGATAATACTGTCTATAATACCGATAGTAGATTTTGTAGGTGTAATAATACTGTTTATAGGATTTATTCTCCTGATCTTAGGATTTGGAAAAGTTGCAAATACAAGCTTAGCACATGCTGCAGAATACAGATCTACAAAAAATTGGCTTTTGATGTCACTCATAGTAGGCATTGTTGCAGGAATTGTTATTGCAATCATTATGATAGCAAGTTTAATAACATCCACAGTATCTGTGTCTGGATCTACGATCACATCTACACACACATTATTCACAATAGGATGGCTTATTGTAGCTGTTGCTATTTTATCAATAGCGTATTTTGTAATTTACATAATCACATATTTAAAACTTGTATCTTCTCTTAAATCTCTTAGTGCGGACCTATCCGTACAAAGTCTTAATAAAGCTGGCAATTATCTGTTTTATGCATTGATAATAAGCATTATCGGCTATATACTCATTCCAGTATTTTTTTATCTTGACGTTTTTATTTCGTCAAAAACAGCTTCCTCCACATCTATATACTCTATACTCAGTATATTAGCATTGCCTTTGATCGTAATGATAGTAGCATATATACTGGAAATATTATCGTTCTATAATGCCTATACCGGTATCGATGAGTTTCTTAACAAACCGAGAGCCATATCCACACAGTCCATACAACAAAATCCTCCACAGCAACAACCTCCCCAATCGCCTGAGCCACCTAAGTTTTCATTTTAA
- a CDS encoding MFS transporter, translated as MDLKSSFIFQNKKFLRFWIAQFFIRLNVWVFYVYFIWVITVKNHSVFLGGMIPTFSLLGYLAILIPEGYILDRWNRSTIMFLSSIMLIVLYGSLFFNQTLLWIYVIDILSSMLASITFDAFFTISKEIVDEKYFPKVSAFSQISMNISGIFGILIGGLSILTSQFIFFYILIIVSIIGSIFNLPYVSAKTKYEKYRYTDILKFLKKFVFLLIILFIVNGLFISLDVYSSGLIYFILHSTSIYYTLFLGGYPVGGLLGAIFGNKIANKLEDPWKISILIALMGMMIIGISQSRTVLLDPIFTFILGFLISLLMIPLMAFMMRVIPNEMIGRVNAFITLIVAGSSPLMGAIFSVMVAYFYIPNILLSVGLVFMILSTPTYFLFKKLFLSFNKK; from the coding sequence ATGGATCTGAAAAGTTCATTCATATTCCAAAACAAAAAGTTTCTCAGGTTCTGGATCGCGCAATTTTTTATCAGGCTCAATGTCTGGGTATTTTACGTATATTTTATCTGGGTTATTACTGTAAAAAACCATTCAGTCTTTTTAGGGGGCATGATTCCCACTTTTTCACTATTAGGATATCTAGCAATATTGATACCGGAAGGGTACATACTAGATCGATGGAACAGGTCCACAATAATGTTTTTATCAAGCATCATGCTGATAGTTTTGTATGGATCACTGTTTTTTAATCAAACCCTTCTCTGGATCTATGTGATAGATATACTCTCTTCCATGCTTGCATCAATAACTTTTGACGCTTTTTTTACAATTTCGAAAGAAATTGTAGACGAAAAGTATTTTCCTAAAGTATCAGCATTTTCACAGATTTCAATGAACATATCCGGCATTTTTGGTATATTGATTGGCGGGTTATCAATATTAACATCTCAATTTATATTTTTTTACATTCTTATAATAGTTTCAATAATCGGTTCGATATTTAATTTACCTTATGTTTCAGCGAAAACAAAGTACGAAAAATACAGGTATACAGACATATTAAAATTTTTAAAAAAGTTTGTATTTCTGCTGATCATATTATTTATAGTAAACGGCCTTTTTATTTCATTAGATGTTTATAGTTCTGGCTTAATATATTTCATATTGCATTCTACATCTATCTATTATACCTTGTTTTTAGGAGGCTATCCGGTTGGAGGACTCTTAGGTGCTATTTTTGGAAATAAGATAGCCAACAAGCTGGAAGATCCATGGAAGATCAGCATTTTAATAGCCTTGATGGGAATGATGATAATCGGGATATCACAGAGCAGAACAGTGCTTTTAGACCCGATTTTTACATTTATTTTAGGGTTTTTAATATCTCTATTGATGATTCCTTTAATGGCTTTTATGATGAGAGTGATACCGAACGAGATGATTGGACGAGTCAATGCGTTCATTACTTTGATCGTTGCAGGGTCTTCACCACTGATGGGCGCAATATTTAGTGTCATGGTCGCATATTTTTATATTCCGAACATATTGCTTTCTGTAGGATTGGTATTCATGATACTATCTACGCCTACGTACTTTTTATTTAAAAAATTGTTTTTATCATTCAATAAAAAATGA
- a CDS encoding RidA family protein, with translation MKDIVEVEGISKLGPYSLAVKSNNLVFLSGQTGDGADFKTQFNNAMSKIKTILEKSNSNLEKVLKVTVYLSNAKYFQEMNSIYSSYFKDKYPARTTVVTGFANDKVLVELDVISTVD, from the coding sequence ATGAAAGATATTGTAGAGGTTGAAGGAATCAGTAAGCTTGGCCCTTATTCATTGGCTGTAAAATCAAATAATCTAGTTTTTCTGTCTGGCCAGACAGGAGATGGTGCAGATTTTAAGACACAGTTTAACAATGCGATGAGCAAAATAAAAACAATACTTGAAAAATCAAACAGCAACCTTGAAAAAGTGCTGAAAGTGACTGTGTATCTATCTAACGCTAAATACTTCCAGGAAATGAACAGTATATACAGTTCTTACTTCAAAGATAAATATCCAGCCAGAACTACGGTAGTAACAGGATTTGCAAATGATAAAGTGCTAGTTGAATTAGACGTGATCAGTACAGTAGATTAA
- a CDS encoding ferritin, with the protein MPRYEVAEDLSDKIKDLSRARQSLIEELEAMMFYDERADATKDKDLKYIMEHNRDDEKEHAVLLLEWLRRNDQAIDKELNEILFSKKRIKELGD; encoded by the coding sequence ATGCCAAGATATGAAGTTGCCGAAGATTTAAGCGATAAAATTAAGGATTTGAGCAGAGCCAGACAATCTCTAATAGAAGAACTAGAAGCCATGATGTTCTATGATGAAAGAGCCGATGCTACAAAAGATAAAGATTTGAAATATATTATGGAGCATAATAGAGATGATGAAAAAGAGCATGCAGTATTATTGCTAGAATGGTTAAGGAGAAATGATCAAGCAATAGACAAAGAGCTGAATGAAATATTGTTTTCGAAAAAACGAATCAAGGAACTTGGAGACTAA